The following coding sequences lie in one Timaviella obliquedivisa GSE-PSE-MK23-08B genomic window:
- the raiA gene encoding ribosome-associated translation inhibitor RaiA has product MKLVIQGKNIEITEAIRDHVHQKIEKAVNHFQAITTEVDVHLSVARNPRINPQQIAEVTIYANGAVVRAEEGSDNLYASIDLVADKIARQLRKYKEKRHEQTHTSIKVVETIEEEVPSLVSPSLVSDREPELPGTAIRTKYFSMPPMTIEEAQEQLELVGHDFYMFRNAATGEINVIYERNHGGYGVIQPRNNNGHTNGKFAEIAHRKPIESQKP; this is encoded by the coding sequence ATGAAGCTTGTTATCCAGGGCAAAAATATCGAGATCACCGAGGCAATCCGAGACCATGTGCATCAAAAAATTGAGAAGGCTGTCAATCATTTTCAAGCAATTACGACCGAGGTCGATGTTCACTTATCTGTTGCCCGGAACCCCAGGATAAATCCCCAGCAAATTGCTGAAGTCACCATCTACGCTAACGGAGCCGTCGTGCGGGCTGAAGAGGGTTCTGACAACCTTTATGCCAGTATCGACCTCGTTGCCGATAAGATTGCTCGGCAATTGCGCAAGTACAAAGAGAAACGCCACGAGCAAACTCACACTTCTATTAAAGTGGTCGAGACCATTGAAGAAGAAGTTCCCTCATTAGTAAGCCCCTCATTGGTCAGCGATCGCGAGCCAGAACTACCCGGCACAGCGATTCGCACCAAGTACTTCTCAATGCCGCCAATGACCATTGAGGAAGCGCAAGAGCAACTCGAACTGGTGGGACATGATTTCTACATGTTCCGCAATGCGGCAACAGGCGAGATTAACGTCATTTATGAACGAAACCATGGGGGCTACGGTGTGATCCAGCCTCGCAACAATAACGGGCACACCAACGGCAAGTTTGCTGAAATTGCCCATCGTAAGCCCATAGAATCTCAAAAACCCTAG
- the lipB gene encoding lipoyl(octanoyl) transferase LipB: protein MPFRHCHFYTPGVVPYSVAWQWQRSLVAARREDNSLEDILILLEHPPVYTLGQGSSLEFLKFDPAQSSHLLCRTERGGEVTYHCPGQIVGYPILNLRYYQQDLHWYLRQLEEVLIRVMATYSLKGERIAGLTGVWVEGRKVAAIGIKVSRWITMHGFALNVCPDLSGFQQIVPCGIGDRSVGSLVEFVPGIQLAEVQQQVLGAFAEVFKVKMRWVEMSGISAPIL from the coding sequence TTGCCTTTTCGTCACTGTCACTTCTACACCCCTGGCGTGGTTCCCTACTCTGTGGCTTGGCAATGGCAGCGATCGCTAGTGGCTGCGCGACGAGAGGACAATAGTCTTGAAGATATTTTGATTCTTCTGGAACATCCTCCTGTTTATACGCTGGGTCAAGGTTCGAGTTTGGAGTTTCTTAAGTTTGACCCAGCGCAAAGTTCTCACTTGCTTTGTCGCACCGAGCGAGGCGGTGAAGTCACTTATCACTGTCCGGGGCAAATTGTGGGCTATCCCATTTTGAACTTGCGCTACTACCAACAGGATTTGCATTGGTATTTGCGGCAGCTTGAAGAAGTCTTGATTCGAGTGATGGCGACTTATAGCCTTAAGGGGGAACGAATTGCTGGGTTAACCGGAGTTTGGGTGGAAGGACGCAAGGTCGCGGCGATCGGCATTAAGGTGAGTCGCTGGATCACGATGCATGGCTTTGCGTTAAATGTCTGTCCTGATTTGTCAGGGTTCCAACAAATTGTGCCCTGTGGCATTGGTGATAGGTCGGTAGGCAGCCTTGTGGAGTTTGTGCCAGGGATTCAGTTGGCAGAGGTGCAACAACAGGTTTTAGGGGCGTTTGCGGAGGTCTTTAAAGTGAAGATGCGTTGGGTAGAAATGAGCGGGATCAGTGCCCCAATTTTGTAA
- a CDS encoding GvpL/GvpF family gas vesicle protein has translation MYTYAFLSTIPSTLPEGIFSSLQIVAIHDLAALVEPDLAADSLQQDDQQLVQSVLSHDRVIRELFEQTTVLPLRFGTCFVSRQGLLEHLQANRAEYLTKLEELEGKAEYVLKLKPIAFPETEIGSTVKGKDYFLAKKQIYQAQAAWQLEQQQELEDLFEAIAQQYRWVRGEPDDGIERIYMLGDRQSEPLLPTSFKTWQLQSAHEDLRLGNPLPPYHFM, from the coding sequence GTGTATACCTACGCTTTTCTCTCCACTATTCCATCTACCCTACCTGAGGGAATTTTTAGCTCACTCCAAATTGTTGCTATCCATGATTTAGCGGCTTTGGTAGAGCCAGATTTAGCGGCTGACTCGTTGCAGCAAGACGATCAGCAGTTGGTGCAGTCAGTCCTGTCTCACGATCGCGTTATTCGAGAACTTTTTGAACAAACAACAGTTCTACCGCTACGGTTTGGCACCTGTTTTGTGTCACGTCAAGGCTTGCTAGAGCATTTGCAAGCGAATCGTGCAGAATATTTAACTAAATTAGAAGAGCTAGAAGGTAAGGCAGAGTATGTCCTTAAGCTAAAGCCGATCGCCTTCCCTGAAACAGAGATTGGGTCAACCGTTAAGGGAAAAGATTATTTCTTAGCTAAGAAGCAGATCTATCAGGCTCAAGCAGCATGGCAGTTAGAGCAGCAGCAAGAGCTAGAGGACTTGTTTGAGGCGATCGCTCAGCAGTACCGCTGGGTACGAGGTGAGCCGGATGATGGCATTGAGCGAATTTACATGCTAGGCGATCGGCAATCGGAACCGTTGTTGCCGACCTCGTTCAAAACCTGGCAACTCCAGTCGGCTCACGAAGATCTTAGGCTAGGAAACCCTCTGCCCCCTTACCATTTTATGTGA